CCACCAGCGGGTCCTGGCCCTGCTCAACGGCGCCCTGCTGACCTCGCACCACGCCCGGTTCGCCACGCTGGTGCTCGCCTCGGTGAGCCGCCGGGACGGGCGCGTGCGGGCCCGGCTGACCAGCGCCGGGCACCTGCCGCCGCTGATCGTCCGGGAGAACGGCGAGGTGGAACAGGTCCCCACCCGCGGCACGCTGGTCGGCGCGCTGCCCGCGGTGAGCGCGCGCACGGTCGAGACGACGCTGGCGCCGGGGGAGACCTGCCTGCTGTACACCGACGGGATCACCGAGGCGCGCGGCGGCCCGCTCGGTGACGAGTTCTTCGGCGAGGCCCGGCTCAGGCGCGCGCTGGCCGAGTGCGCCGGCATGCCGGCCGAAGCGGTCGTGGAACGGGTGCAGATGCTCGCCGCGCAGTGGCTCGGCGGGGGCCGCCACGACGACATGGCCGTCCTCGCCATCAGCGCGCCCAGGAACGGTCCGCTGTCGGTGGCGGGCGGCGAGGGCCGGCCGTCGCAGAGCAGGAGGAGCAGGTGAGCAGGGTCGCCCAGGCTGCCCCGCATCGCGAGCGGCTGTGGGAAGCCGTCGTGGCCGGTGACGAGTACGCCGGCGTGGCCGCCGTCCAGGAGGCGCTGGCCGCCGGGATGGACGCGGAGACGGCGCTGCTGGACGTGATCGCCCCGGTGCAGGAGAAGGTCGGCGAGGAGTGGGCCGCCGACCGGATCAGTGTCGCGGTGGAGCACGCCGCCACGGCCGTCAACGAACGGGTGGTCGCCGCCGTGGCGCGCATGACGGCGGGCGACGCCGGCCGGGCGCCCCGCGGCCGGGTGACCGTCGGATGCGTGGACGGCGAGTGGCACGCCTTTCCGGCCCGGCTGGTGACCGAGGTGCTGCGGCTGCGCGGCTGGCAGGTGGACTACCTGGGCGCCCAGACGCCCACTCCGCACCTCATCGCCCATCTGCACCACACCGACCCGCGGGCCGTGCTGCTGTCCGGCTCGCTCCCGCCCCGGCTGCCGGCCGCCCACACGGCGATCACCGCCTGCCAGGCCGTCGGCGTCCCGGTCCTGGCCGGCGGCCGTGCCTTCGGCCGGGACGGCGGGTACGCCCGCTCGCTGGGGGCCGACGCATGGGCCCCGGACGCCCGCGGCGCGGCGGACGTGCTGGCGCGCGGCCTGCCGCGGCCGGCCCCGGCGGCGGCCCGGCAGGTGGTCGACGACCTGCCTCACCTGGCCGACCAGGAGTACACGCTGGTCGTCCACTCCCGCGGGCGGCTGGTGAAGCAGACCCTCGCCGACCTGGAGGACCGGTTCCACGTGGTGCGCTCCTACACCGACGTGCAGCGGGAACGGACGGCCGAGGACATCGCCCACATCGTCGACTTCCTGGCCTGCGCCCTCTACGTCGACGACGCCGAGGTGTTCGCCACGTTCCTCGCCTGGACCGCGGGCATACTGGAGGCGCGCGGTGTCCCGGCGCGTTCCCTGCGGGCGGGGCTGGACCTCCTCGCCGCCCAACTGCACGACTTCCCCCGGGCGTTGCGTCTCCTGGAGGAGGGGAACCGCGCCCTCGACGCCCGCCCCGGTGACCTCGCCGCCGGCCCCGCCACCCGCGCATGACCGGTTACTTTCCCGCCGAGTTCAGCGTGGAGATCACGGAGCATCCCGCCGGCTGCACCGTGCGCATCGCGGGTGAGCTGGACTACGACACGAGCGACGAACTGGTGGAGACCGTCGTCCGGCATCTGCGCGGCCGCAGGCACACCGGCGAGGTACGGCTGGACTTCGGCGGCCTGACCTGGATCGACTCCTCCGGCCTCTCCGCCCTGCTGATGATCCACCGGACCACCAGCGCGCTCGGCGCCGCCCTGCGCCTGGACAACCGGCCGGGCTTCCTCGACCACCGGCTGCGCCTCACCGACATCCTCGATCACCTCACCGGTCCCGTGCGTGCCGGGGGCCTGCCCGGCTCCGAGGGGGAAGGCGACCACACCCGGGCCGGGGTTTCCTGAAGGGACGCTTCGGACCTCCGCCGAGAGGTGCGCCACACCCGGCGCGGACAGCGTGCATTCCGGGGTAAGCGCAGTTGTGAGGAGGTCGTGAGATGCCCGCATATGACGGTCACATACGTGCAGTTGCCGTTTGACAACAATCTCCGGATGGCAACAAAGTAACCGTGTCGCATGTGCACGGGGAGGGAACTGGGATGCTCCGGTCCGCGCAGGCCGCTCCGTGCGCGAGCCGCCGTGCACGGCGGGCGATGACGCGCCGCGGTGCGGTTCAGGCGGACTTGCTGCCCGATCCGTGCGCCTGTTCGTCGTGTATCTGCGCCGCCGCCGTCGAGCAGAACGCCTCGAGCCCTTCGGCGAGGGCGGTCCGCTTCGCCGCGGGCATCAGTTCGAGCACCGCCCGCAGCTCCGCCTCCCGGCGTCCGCGCAGGTCGGCGAGGAAGGCGCGGCCCCGGCCGCTGAGCCCGAGGCGCACCTCGCGCCGGTCTTCCGGACTGTGCCGGCGTTCCACGAAGCCGACCGCCTGGAGCCGGTCGAACAGCCGGCTGGTCGCGGGCGGGGTCGAGGCGAGCGACTCGGCGAGCGTGCGCATGTTGACGCCGTCGTTGTGCTCCAGGATGTGCAGCAGGCGCAGCTGGGACGCCGAGGCGGGCGCGGTGGAGGCCCGGCCCCACAGGACTTCCAGCAACTCCGCGGCCGTGGAGGTCACGCGTGCGATCTCGGCGGGCTCCGGGCGGCGGTGGAAGGCAGTCACGGTCACACTCTCGCAGGCACTGGGGTGCCCGCCAGCGTACTAGCTATGGGTGCCGGAGGCGGATGGCCCGGGCGAACGGCGCGGTCCACGGGGTGTGGCACCCCGCGCCCGCCAGGTCCACACGTCCTGCGGCGACAGAGATTGGTTCATTCCTCATCGTGAAGAGATTCATCGCCGCCGAACGCGCCCTGCGGACGGCGGCCCCCCACCATTTGCTGGAAGCTCTCCGCCGCGTACTGAAGGAGCAGTACGCGGCGGAGGCCGTCGAGTTCTTGATGGCCGACTACGGCCTGAGCGTGCTCCAGCCGGTGTCCGTGCCGCCGCGGCCGTCCTGGCCGGTGTCGGTGTTCAACACACCGGCGGGCCGTGCCTTCGGCTCGCAGCGCTGCCACGCCGAGCACTGCCGGGACGGCCGGGTGCGGCTTCATCTGCCGGTCACCGTGCGGGGCGACCGGATCGGCGTGCTGTCCGTGACGCTGCCCGGCCCCGACCACGCCCGCCAGGACGAGGCGGAACTGTGCGAGGTCGCCGAGGTGCTGGGGCGTGAGGTCCTGGTGGCCGAGCGCGACACGGACGTGTTCGTGCAGGCGCGGCGCAAGGACCGGCTGACCCTCGCCGCCGAGATGCAGTGGCAGCTGCTGCCCGGCCGTGCGTTCTCGCTGCCCGAGTACGACCTGGCCGCCCAACTGGAGCCCGCCTACGCCATCTTCGGCGACAACTACGACTGGTCGGCCACCGCCGACCGGCTGATGCTGTACGTCACCAACGGCATGGGCGAGGGGATGGAGGCGTCCTTGCTGACCACCCTGGCCATCAACGCCCTGCGCAACGCGCGGCGGGCCGGTGTCTCCCTCGCCGACCAGGCCGCCCTCGCGGACCAGGCCGTCTACGGCCACTACCGCGGACGCTGCCATCTGTCCGTCCTGATGTTCGACTTCGACGTGGCCACCGGGCGGGTGAGCGTGGTGGACGCCGGCTCCCCCCATCTGCTGCGGCTGCGGCGCGGCGTGGTGGAGCGGATCACGTTCGACGCCCAGCTGCCCCTCGGCATGTTCGAGGAGACCGACTACGTGGCCCAGGAGTTCGAGGTCGAGCCGGGGGACCGGCTGGTCTTCGTCAGCGACGGGGTGCACGCGGTGGCCTCGCCCCTGGGGGAGCCCTACGGGGACGCCGCCCTGATCCGGGCGATCCAGTCCACCCGGCTGCTGCCCGCGGCGGAGGTGCCGCGCACCGTCCTGCGCGAGCTGACCGGCCACCGGGACGGGGCCGAGCCGGAGGACGACGCGCTCGTGGTCTGCCTGGACTGGCGGGGCCGGCCGGACACGCACTGACCGCTCAGTTCCGCACTTCCAGCGCGGGCGTGAAGAGCCGCTGGGCGCCGATGAGGGACAGCAGCCGGCCGACCGCGGGACCGGCGGCGCGGAGGACCACCGCCTTGTCCTGGAGGCCGGCCCGCCGGCGCAGGTCCATCAGGACGGCCAGGCCCGCGCAGTCGCAGAAGCCGAGCCGGTCCAGGTCCAGTTCGAGGCCGCGCTCGGCCGTGGCGAGCGCCGCGAGCAGGCCGTCGCGGAGCCGGGCGCCGGAGTCGAGGTCCAGCTCGCCCGCTATCTCCACCCGGGTCCAGGGGCCCTCCGTCGTGTACGAGGCAGTCGCCAGGCCGGGGGGCAGCGAGCCGCGCCCGTCCCCCCGGCCCTCCGGGCGGCGGCCCGGAGAGAGCTGGAGAGAGGCGTGACGGACGGGGTCTTGCATGGCTCACTCCCTCATCTGAGCGCCCGGGGTCGGTTCCAGCGTTCCCCGTGACACCAAAATACGTCAAGCGATGCATGAAATGTAGTACGTGTTTTTGTGTGCATGAACACCGCCTCGGTAAACTCAGGGCATGGATGGAGTGCCCGAACCCCACACCGGATGGACGTTTCTGACCAATCACGCCCGCGTCCTCGCGGCCATCGCGGACAATCAGAACGCCCGCATCCGCGACATCGCCGCGCACTGCCGGCTCACGGAACGAGCCGTGCAGAAGATCATCGTCGATCTGGAGGAGGAGGGTTACCTCTCCCACACCCGGGAAGGGCGGGGGAACACCTACCGGATCGACCCCGGCAAGATCCTGCGCCACCCGGCCGAGGCCGGACTCGGCCTCACGGTCGCCTCGCTGCTGTCGCTGCTCGTTCAGGACGAGGCGCACCGCTTCGAGCCGCCCGCACAGCCCGTTCCCCGGCACGCGGGCGCCGCACGGTCGTAGGGCCCGCCCGTCCGCGCCGGCGGACGGGCGGTGCGGGCCCGCGCCACCGCATCCCCAAAGGCGGTGCCCATGCAGACGTTCCTGCCCGACTCCGACTTCCGGCGCTCGGCGCAGCTCCTCGACCGGCGCCGGCTGGGCAAACAGCGGGTCGAGGCGTTGCAGGTCCTGCGCGGCCTGACCGTGCCCGGCTACGGCTGGCGCAGGCACCCGGCCGTGCGCATGTGGAGCGGCTACGAGGAGGCCCTGGTCCGCTACGGCCTGGAGGTCTGCCGGGTCTGGCGCGAGCGCGGGCACCAGGACGGCTGTGCGGCCTCCCTGGTCGCCGGGTACGAGGCCGCCCGGCCGGGCGGCCGCGTCCGTGGCCAGTCCGCGCTCGCCGCCGCCGGGGAGCTGCCACCGTGGCTGGGCGACGAGGCCTTCCACCGCAGCCACCAGTCCGCGCTCGTACGCAAGGACCGGGACGCGTACGCGTCCGAGTTCCCCGGCGTGCCCGACGACCTGCCGTACGTGTGGCCGGCCTCCGACCGGGAGGGCCGCGACGACGGCGGGGTCCGGCGGAGCCCCTGAGCCTCACCCGCCGCCCCCGGCGCGCGCCGCGGCCCACCGCAGCAACGCCGTGCGGCCCCGGTCCGGGACCGTCCACAGGGCGTGGCCGCGCAGCCCCCAGCGGCGCAGCAGGGTGTTGGCGGCGAGGAAACCACTGGTGGCCGCCCGTTCCATGAGCGCCACCGGCAGGCCGGTGCGGACCGTGTCGCCCGCGACGACGAGACCGGGCGTGGGTGTCTCCACGGTGGGCCGGTCGGCGTGACCGCCCACGGGGAAGAGCGGGCAGTCGGCCCGCCACTCGTGACGGGCGTCGACCACCCCGGCCCGGCGCGTCTCCGGATACAGCCGGTTCAGCTGGTCCAGCAGCTCCTTGCGCACGGTCGCCGGGTCGGCGTCCTCGGCCAGGGCGTAGGCGTGCAGCTCGACGACCGAGCCGCCGGTCCCGGCGGTCCAGCGGGCGGCCTCCCCCTCCCAGCCGCTGACCACGCTGACGTTGTCCAGGGGGCCGAAGCCGCTGGTGCCGAGGAAGCCGGGCCGGTCCGGCCGCACCGGCCGGTCCAGCCACAGACGCGCGACCAGGAACGGCGGTGCGGTGCGCAGCCGGGCCACGCGCTCGCGCCACTCGGCGTCGCCGAGCCCGCCGCAGCGGGCCACCAGGGAACGCAGGCCCCCCGGATCGGGGGCGAGCACCACGGCGTCGTACAGCAGCTCCTCACCGCCCGCGGCGGTGACCGTGAAGCCGCCGGCCGGCCGCGGGGAGACGGCCTCCACGGCGGTACCGGTGCGCAGCAGTGCGCCGAGCCCCCGCAGCCGTGTGGCGAGCGGGTCCCACAGCGCCTGCGGGAAAGGCTCCCGGGGCACGTCGAACAACAGGCCCTCGGCCGAGCCGAGGAAGTAGATGTGGAACATCAGCGCCATCTCCGCCGCCGACAGCTGCCGGGGGTCGGCGAAGAAGCTCCGGGAGAACACCTCGAAGGCCAGGTGCCGCGCGGCCGGGGGGAAGCGGATGGCCTCCAGGAAGTCGTACGCGCTGACGTGGTCGAACCGCTCGTACACCTCCGGCACCCGCACGTCGAACAGCGGCAGCGCGGCGCGCGGACGCATCCGGGCCAGCTCGCGCACGCCGAACGAGCCGCTCAGGGCCGCGAACCCGAGCGCGCTCAGCGGCGGGGTGCGCGGCACGTGCCGGAAGCCGTCCTGCCGGCCGCTGCCGTGCCGCAGGGGGTAGTCGGGCAGGCCGGTCAGCCGGTCCAGCGACGGGTCCGTGCGGCGCAGCAGGGCCCGCAGGTTGTAGTACTGCCGGAAGAAGGCGTGGAAGCCGCGGCTCATCGTCACCGCCGTGCCGTCGGCCAGCCGGGTGGGCCACCCCGCGAGCCGTCCGCCCAGCTGGTCCTCGCGCTCGTACACGGTGACGCGCACGCCCCGCTCGGCCAGCGCGGTCGCCGCGGTCAGGCCGGCGACGCCGCCACCGACGACGGCCACGCCCGGCACACCGGACCCCTCGGCGCGCGCGGCGCCGGACGGCGCGGGCAGCGACCGGGCCAGCCGGTCCCGGCCGGGCCGCGGCGCGCGGGCGGATGCGGAGCGGCGGCCCGGAACGTTCATCGCCCCGCCCCCTCGGTACCGGCGCACGGGCGGCGGCCGACGACGGTG
This Streptomyces misionensis DNA region includes the following protein-coding sequences:
- a CDS encoding cobalamin B12-binding domain-containing protein — its product is MSRVAQAAPHRERLWEAVVAGDEYAGVAAVQEALAAGMDAETALLDVIAPVQEKVGEEWAADRISVAVEHAATAVNERVVAAVARMTAGDAGRAPRGRVTVGCVDGEWHAFPARLVTEVLRLRGWQVDYLGAQTPTPHLIAHLHHTDPRAVLLSGSLPPRLPAAHTAITACQAVGVPVLAGGRAFGRDGGYARSLGADAWAPDARGAADVLARGLPRPAPAAARQVVDDLPHLADQEYTLVVHSRGRLVKQTLADLEDRFHVVRSYTDVQRERTAEDIAHIVDFLACALYVDDAEVFATFLAWTAGILEARGVPARSLRAGLDLLAAQLHDFPRALRLLEEGNRALDARPGDLAAGPATRA
- a CDS encoding STAS domain-containing protein, which translates into the protein MTGYFPAEFSVEITEHPAGCTVRIAGELDYDTSDELVETVVRHLRGRRHTGEVRLDFGGLTWIDSSGLSALLMIHRTTSALGAALRLDNRPGFLDHRLRLTDILDHLTGPVRAGGLPGSEGEGDHTRAGVS
- a CDS encoding MarR family winged helix-turn-helix transcriptional regulator — encoded protein: MTVTAFHRRPEPAEIARVTSTAAELLEVLWGRASTAPASASQLRLLHILEHNDGVNMRTLAESLASTPPATSRLFDRLQAVGFVERRHSPEDRREVRLGLSGRGRAFLADLRGRREAELRAVLELMPAAKRTALAEGLEAFCSTAAAQIHDEQAHGSGSKSA
- a CDS encoding PP2C family protein-serine/threonine phosphatase, whose amino-acid sequence is MKRFIAAERALRTAAPHHLLEALRRVLKEQYAAEAVEFLMADYGLSVLQPVSVPPRPSWPVSVFNTPAGRAFGSQRCHAEHCRDGRVRLHLPVTVRGDRIGVLSVTLPGPDHARQDEAELCEVAEVLGREVLVAERDTDVFVQARRKDRLTLAAEMQWQLLPGRAFSLPEYDLAAQLEPAYAIFGDNYDWSATADRLMLYVTNGMGEGMEASLLTTLAINALRNARRAGVSLADQAALADQAVYGHYRGRCHLSVLMFDFDVATGRVSVVDAGSPHLLRLRRGVVERITFDAQLPLGMFEETDYVAQEFEVEPGDRLVFVSDGVHAVASPLGEPYGDAALIRAIQSTRLLPAAEVPRTVLRELTGHRDGAEPEDDALVVCLDWRGRPDTH
- a CDS encoding STAS domain-containing protein, with translation MQDPVRHASLQLSPGRRPEGRGDGRGSLPPGLATASYTTEGPWTRVEIAGELDLDSGARLRDGLLAALATAERGLELDLDRLGFCDCAGLAVLMDLRRRAGLQDKAVVLRAAGPAVGRLLSLIGAQRLFTPALEVRN
- a CDS encoding helix-turn-helix transcriptional regulator; translated protein: MDGVPEPHTGWTFLTNHARVLAAIADNQNARIRDIAAHCRLTERAVQKIIVDLEEEGYLSHTREGRGNTYRIDPGKILRHPAEAGLGLTVASLLSLLVQDEAHRFEPPAQPVPRHAGAARS
- a CDS encoding MSMEG_6728 family protein, with protein sequence MQTFLPDSDFRRSAQLLDRRRLGKQRVEALQVLRGLTVPGYGWRRHPAVRMWSGYEEALVRYGLEVCRVWRERGHQDGCAASLVAGYEAARPGGRVRGQSALAAAGELPPWLGDEAFHRSHQSALVRKDRDAYASEFPGVPDDLPYVWPASDREGRDDGGVRRSP
- a CDS encoding NAD(P)/FAD-dependent oxidoreductase, with translation MNVPGRRSASARAPRPGRDRLARSLPAPSGAARAEGSGVPGVAVVGGGVAGLTAATALAERGVRVTVYEREDQLGGRLAGWPTRLADGTAVTMSRGFHAFFRQYYNLRALLRRTDPSLDRLTGLPDYPLRHGSGRQDGFRHVPRTPPLSALGFAALSGSFGVRELARMRPRAALPLFDVRVPEVYERFDHVSAYDFLEAIRFPPAARHLAFEVFSRSFFADPRQLSAAEMALMFHIYFLGSAEGLLFDVPREPFPQALWDPLATRLRGLGALLRTGTAVEAVSPRPAGGFTVTAAGGEELLYDAVVLAPDPGGLRSLVARCGGLGDAEWRERVARLRTAPPFLVARLWLDRPVRPDRPGFLGTSGFGPLDNVSVVSGWEGEAARWTAGTGGSVVELHAYALAEDADPATVRKELLDQLNRLYPETRRAGVVDARHEWRADCPLFPVGGHADRPTVETPTPGLVVAGDTVRTGLPVALMERAATSGFLAANTLLRRWGLRGHALWTVPDRGRTALLRWAAARAGGGG